The DNA window gtattaattattaaaaaaatgataattaaataacaCAAATTCATAAAAGAACCATCCATTTTTAGACATGGATTTATAAAACTAGACCTAGGCCCCTAGAGCTAGAACAAAAccataagaaaatatttcaaataataatgtatatttatcaaaattcagCACCTCTAGGGTCtattccaaaattaaaaataataataaaaacaataaatgacattaaattgtaaattaaaaacGTTGTCAACaacaacttttatatttattatgtcgTATGATATTTAGATAATGTCAacaatgaaatatatatatattgtttttaaaatttgaaaaaaaaaatgatgaattttCCAGTAAGATCTGGCGtttgaaaatagagaaaaaaaagggGACCCACCTCTCTAATGAGTCATGGAGCTTATCGAATGGTCGGCTGGGCTCACATGGAATGGAGatgatacattattattattatgagcTTCTCGACAATTCTATTAACTGTTATTACAGCCTGGCATATGTCACTACCTTATTGGCTGgatctatataaattttttatttttttattttcaatttaaataaattatgatgagTTTGGGAtcaattatatcattttaaactCATCCTCTAAACTAACCAGGGATATTTATTAAACAATGTGAGCCATTAATGTGGGTTTGTTCATGATATCACATTTTATAGAATAATtgttgatttaatatatataaataaaataaaataaaattacttcaAATGAAATCATGTTTGGGAAATGTCTTTGTCATTCAAAGAGATATTCaaccattaaaataaatatatttgaacttaatttttcttcaaacaAAACGTGTAAAACATATTCTCAAAACGATTTCTAGATATTCCTCAATCTCCTCGTTATTCACAAACAGAATTTTACGGTCATATATTTGACAACTTAATGTTCAATcaaagtttttataatttaaatcttcttgagataagtttttttaatatttaaaatataacaataattaaactttattttgttCTATCTCTACTCTATCAAAtgattattcattaattaaaatatcttttaaattttaaaaaatttatatacattttctcaaaatcaagtAACAAACTCTTAATaagattgtttaaaaaaagtcaAACTAATAAATCATAAACAGACATAAAAGAATAAGAAATTAAGGATAGAATTAGTTATTATAAGAGTAATTATATTATGAAGTGcaatttgtaaattaaaatatgttatctACAtgaagcatatatatatatatattctttactaaaaaaatacataGATATTCCTTCCCTTGTAtatgcattatatatatacccCTTCTTGTTCCACTAATTTATCTCATTAATTTGTGAAAGACAAATAAGtctcattctctctctctccctctttcattattttcatcaaacaaaattcaaaagaTGCCTGCCATAGCTTTTGGACGTCTAGACGACTCCTTCAGTGGAGCTTCTATCAAGGCTTATCTTGCCGAGTTCATCTCCACCTTCCTCTTCGTCTTCGCCGGTGTCGGTTCCGCCATTGCTTTCAGTAAGTCTATATACCAAATATAAAGAGTCGATCTCAGAGAAACAGAATGTCACAAGTTCGATTTTCATTACCTATATTCAATGTCCGCCCCCGAGAATTGAGTTGCCCTAATCTCCTCTAGAATACATGATTTTTTGTTTGACTAacctaattttagtttaaaaaattgtttttgagTAAGATTTGAACATAATCACTATAATACACTTTTTTGTTACAAAATTTaactaactatttttttttaatgaatgtGACGatgcatttaattaattaattaattaatgacagACAAGCTGACCTCAGACGGGGCACTTGACCCATCGGGTTTAGTCGCGATAGCAATCGCTCATGGATTCGGGTTGTTTGTGGCCGTATCCATCGGTGCCAACATCTCCGGCGGCCACGTCAACCCGGCCGTCACCTTCGGCTTAGCCGTAGGCGGTCAGATCACAATCATCACCAGCATTTTCTACATAATTGCTCAACTTGTTGGTTCAATTGCCGCCTCATACCTTCTCAAATTTGTCACCCGAATTTGTCACGGGTGGTTTGGtaagtatattttttacaattaaaaagtaaaaaaaaaaaaacaaaacctaACAAAAATTGCATGAATATTTCTATAGGCAATTCCAATCCACAGCCTTGCATCAGGAGTAGGAGCCATTGAAGGCGTGGTGTTTGAAATCATCATCACATTTGCTTTGGTGTATACCGTGTACGCTACCGCAGCTGATCCTAAAAAGGGTGCTTTGGGAACTATTGCACCAATTGCAATTGGATTTATTGTTGGAGCTAACATTTTGGCTGCCGGTCCATTTTCGGGTGGTTCAATGAACCCGGCTCGTTCTTTTGGGCCTGCTGTTGCTAGTGGTGACTTTAGTGGTAACTGGATCTATTGGGTTGGGCCTCTTGTTGGAGGTGGGCTTGCTGGAATTATTTACCCAATTCTGTTCATTAATAATGACCATGCACCTCTATCTTCTACTGAATTCTAGAAGATTCAtttgtctttttcttttgttttcttgtGGGAAGGAATTTGCTTTGTCCTCTCTGTAATAATTTCATGAGtgtttctttgttttattattattgctaTGTAATGTATTGATTCTGCATTTTATCtgattaattattgtttcaaagaaaaatatgtGTAAGTGGTTACACATGGTCTATTTTCTTTAACTTTCTAGTCACAACAAGTAAGATTCATAAATTCGTGTTCGgtgagattgaaaaaaaaactactatgaatataaaaaattaatataaaaattatgaataaaacgagTGTATAAACGTAAGCTTAcctttattttctataaattattcttGATCGAAAAACTAGTCATGGTTAACTTTTCTCGGTCGAAAAACAAATTATGCTTAACTTTATCGGTCCAAAACTTAACTCAAGGTGTCAGATAACCTCATTTTTAGCGCCTCGTGGTACGATAGGGTTCGGACACAACGGGCTTTCACTCTCTCCGGCGTCCCATTTCAGGGGATTTGGATCCGGTCCACCGTGTTGAGTCAAATTAAGCCACAAACTCCACTCTTGTTGGTGCCCTTCCGTCAATTCTTAAGTTTCAGCTTGCGACCATAGTCCCCGAAAGTATATATTGaactaaattgaaaaaaataataattaaaagattatgtcacatttttaacgttatattttttttttcgggGTGACATAAATCCTTATCTAGTCACGGTCAAAGTGATGggtacattattattattattattattattattattattattattattattattattattattattattattattatgagatttcaaaatatttgtaaaataataaatatattttgagaaaatgttATACAAATTTCAATTCATTCATTCCTCTTTAGGGTTAAACATATTACTCACACCAATCTATGAAAGAGACCTCTCAATAAATTTTCCAAACCATCTATACCCCCATTTGAAAGAACAAATTGAATTACCTTTCCCaacatgtatttaaaaaaaagtcctTTCAATAATGAATGGTGATGTGTTTTCTTAGATCATTATTGTATGGAGGAGGGATAGGCTAGATGAACCAATTCAAATGATCATGCTTTTGATAGGATTGCTTTGGCCCACAAAAGATTCTTATGGCACATTCACCaacatcattttttaaatatgggtTTTGTTGAACATAGTCTTGAATTTCGAGCCGTggttttcattttaaaatgtgaCATATAATATGTGATGCAATCAAGACTTCAATTTTAGCTACACAATTTCTCCATGTttgatatttgaatttgaataactaaaaaaaagttgtataatttaaggaaatatttttaaaattttgaaaaaagataaatttggtattttttttttaaatgtgtaagctataataatttgaatgtattTGTATGTTAAATTGAGTTATATTTAGAGATATGTACATTCAAAATTATAAGACAACTGGAATGTCTTAAAAATGTGTAATGTATAAGAATAAttgtaaaaattgaaaaaatgttataaattatttaaaaaaataaaaatattaggttAAAATAAGAAGACGATAATTCAATTCATTTGTGAAAAACAACTTAATcaactaaaatttataaactaacccaatttaaatttaaacaacaATTAGCAATTGGGCcatatattttgaaatgatggtcaaattttaaaaactagtttCCTTTTGTGTGCCACATGCATAGTTTAGTTagtagagtatatatatatatatttgacaggCTAGCTTGAACTATAagtggtattttttttttgctgtGATGATTGTTTTGTGAGTAGGTGTGgtagataattaattatgtaattatttattaattaaatacacaACATTATTAAGGCTACCTAGCTAGCTAATATGGTAGTAAATTAAAACTCTTCCTATTGATGATAAAGCTAGCCCATCATTTCACATTCTTTATCAACACTTTGATGGTGAAAGTTCAAAAAGAGAGTAAAGTTCCAATCATATAATTTCCATGCACTTTCCTACAATTCACCAAATTGTTTAAATTCAATAACAAATCTTCAACTTAAGCAATATGTTTGAATTCACCATTAAAACTGCAAGAGATCATGCTTTGAAAAGTCCGATTTATTCGTTTGAGAAACTCATCACCTTATTGAGGATCTACGAGCTAGATATTCTCTTAATTTTGATTTccgtttttgtttttgtttttgcttCGCGCTGTTATGTTTGTATCGTAGTTTTGATTAGCTATTGTGAATGGAGTCAATTTGAACTACTAAAACATGTGAAATTATGATTACAAGTATGAGGGTCAAACACTCAAACTTGCTAAAGACCAGAAAATCAACACTGAAACATCATTCCAAAAAAAAGGTCCctctttgaaaatttaaaatatatatcttctAAGTAGACCTCTTCCCCATACCAGGCAAACATTCCAaataaaatttacttatttttattaaaactaaattaggtaataataaacataatattgTGAATGCATGCATTCATAACATCATGTTAATTAACAGTTAAATCACGTACATTAACCTatcacaattttatatttattaagtaaaaaaatgtatttaatttgttGTGAAATAGTGAGATTGTTTTTTATAACTCCACTATAGATCACATTTATGGTGAAAACCCGATAGTACCATGAAACCAAACAACTTCATTAATGTTTTGTTACaagttaaacaaaaatatcaatatgaaaatatctaaacaacattataaataataatgtatttatttatcaaaagaaATGATTTTGTTTGGTAAAACAAACAAAGTACAATTACAAATTAAtccctttttattttattttataaagggCTCGATTTAAAAGTTGAAATACATTGAATTTTTCTTAAAAGGGAAATACTAAATTTAGAAACTCCACCTTCCCTttataatttgagaaaaaaggtAGACTATTGTTAGCAAACCAACAATAACACACAACAATAGATGCACGTAATTAGTTGGTTCTTCCCCCACAATACTATTATTAAAAGGTcacactttatatatatatatatatatattcaaatttataattttggagACATGAATTTTTAAGTTAAGATAAACTAAATTAAGATTATACATGTTTCTAAGTTAGTTGTGTGGTGTGCTTGTTGGGATGTTTGGATAGTAACCGCGAGTTCAGTTGGATTGAGTCGATAAACCATTATTTCGATTATTTTATTGTGGACTATTTAACTTGAAAAGAATTGTATGATGTTTTAGTGATCGTGGTTGACCGATGCGTTTACTCCACAACTAAGGACAGATCCATAATTTGAAGTTAGGGtgaacttaaaaatatttagggTGAGCTtgaaaaatagaagaaaaaataaagagaaaaaattaagtaaatattttatcgAACTCTAAATTAGAGTGAAAAAGTTAAAgataaatttagttattttatttaaaataaaataaaattggtgGGCTTGAGCCCACCACATCTTTAACCTAAATCCGTTTTTGTCCATAACGctattattataacaatatgAGATCTCCTATGAAAAGAAGGATGATCTGATGTATCCATGGATGTCTATATGTATGTCACAAAGGATGAGCTATCCttcaaaagtataaaaataattacataaaaaatgtaaatgtaCATGACTTcacaaatgtttttaaaatgcactaattttaattgataactCTACCTTTGGGATATCTAAGGGGCAAAAGAAGATAGTTAACGCTAAATTTTAGGTTATGTTTCAATTGTCTATAAgaattttttacttatatttttatgtttttattgttaccctcaaatgattaattttattatattttggatGTATTTTGTGACAacttaaacataaaaaaaagaaaaaaaaagttgtgtGTCTGTGGGTGGTGGGCTGGGTGTTGTGTGTTTGTGGGTGGTGGGCTGGGTGTGGTGTAATATGGCCCATTAAAAAATGATACTAGTCCAAAGTGAGTAGTATTCAAGATGAATGAAGTGAAAGCTCATATAACCTTAAGCCTAACATGAGAAGAAAAACTTTGTAATGAAagaattataaatgatttttctaaaaattaaagtaaaacaTTAGAAGAAACCCAATTGGCCGGCCAAATGGAGTGAAAAAAGAAAGGGGACCCTTTTTCAACCCAAATAAATAACACACTTTAACTAATTACCACAAAACTATAAATATCCTAAAGGGAAATTACAACTGTCAATATCATATAACGCCACGtacaaactaattaaaataaattaaagaaaccTTATACATACATACGTAtcccttaaaaaaataatgttagcCTTTTGAGATATTAACGTTAACCCCATATCCTATCCAATATCCATTACTCTATAACCCTAAAAGTTTAAATGcaaacataactaattaacCTTCATCAATTCCAAGATAAACTTGTTGTATATTAATTACTTGTACTTAATTctccaattaattaaataacattcTTATGAAACTGAAATCAAATAGTAcgttttcattaattaaatgaaattaaattactttaattGAGTAAGTTATAATTTGGaccactttttatttatttttttatttatttgaaaatgttgaaTCCTTACTGCGGAAGAAATAGAAAGAGATAGCCACAAGTTAGAAAACTAACTTTTTGACACCACCAAGTAAAGCATCATCATATTTGCTTTAGAAAACTCTATTTATTATTGAACttattatataactttaattaattaattaattaaagattaatcAAATACTAAACCTAGATCTACTCccttatatatatgtttgttccTTCTCATCTCCACTTCGCaactaacaaaacaaaacatctaTAGAAAGATCATATATCTTTGAATCCTCAAAATCAATTTGTAGATATGGAACCAAACAACATACCTGTCGTAGCCAAAAGATTCTGGAATTTAGTAAGGGGTGTTTGGTTGGTTTTAAGGAAAGGAATTTCCAAACCAAAACTCCTAATGCTCGATCTAAATGTCATGGTTAAACGAGGTAAGTTAGCCGGAAAGAACATGATGCACAACATCATCTCCCACCAtcatcaccaccaccaccatgcCTCCCCCGAACCGCGTCTTCCAGCCGACGAGTACGAGTTCAGCTGCAGCGACACTCCGGCACATCGCGCTTCATTCCCATTCGCATTCCACCTCAATAACTATAAGCGCAAGCAACATGGTACAGGAAACTTCTTCGGATCATGCGCACACGCGCCACAAACTAACGATCAAGATTTTGATGACGTGATTGACGGAGAGCTCAGCGAGGCGCTTGCTAGCTCTCCGTCTGTGGCGGCTTTTCTTCAAAGCCCGGGTGTTAGTGAAATGATGTATGGGTGTTATAGCGAGGCACCTTCGCCGGCACTACCGGGGTTTGGTAGAACTCCAGTGGTTAGACAATTGAGGGTAACTGATTCGCCTTTTCCATTGGGTGATATTGAAGAGAATTGTCTAGTTGATGCGGCGGCGGAGGAATTCATTGGGAAATTTTATGAACAGTTGAGGAAACAAAATGGAAAGGGACGAAAgtaaagaagatgaagatgaagaagaagaagatcttttagaaatattcttcttatttctttatgattaattaagcatctttttttaattaagatatgGGTTCAGTTCTAAGTATAATCCATACTCTGTTCTATGTGCTCTGTTTAGTCTAAGTGTATGGCATTAATTCTGCCATGCATGGCTTAGatttattttcttctaataAGCTGTATTTGAGTGGAATTTTCCCATAATAAGGGTAAGGGTGGAGATCCGGGCtaaaaactttatttgaaaTCTACCCGGACTAAAAACTATAACGACGGATCGGGACAAGTTCCACATACGCTTAGACGAGAGAAGACGATGTTGAAGATGGTTTAGTGGGTCATCGGGCTATATCATAGATAGCCTAATACATAAACAAACATTGATATTGAataaatgtattgatatatatatacatatttatagtTAAGTAATTGAAATTTACTTTGAATATAATGGATGTTAATTTAGTAGTTAATTAATTTGGAGCAATTTTGGATTGGGTTATGAATCATGAATTAAACtgaatgaatttttattttgttgatcAAGTTTGGCCGTTTTgattatatatcttaattatttgtCTGTTTATTGGAATAAATATGTACTTAAAACGTACAATAGATGCACATTTATTCTATTATAAAGTTgtctattgtattttttaatttaaaatacttataagtAGTTGTAACCATATTGTTTTCTATTACTTTGTTCCTATTTCTAGTTTTACCTGCTAGCATGCATATTACaacaaaaatagtttttaagtaATGCGCTAGTTAGGTTGTTTCAATTTCTAATTTTACttgtcaaaattatatatttttcaacaaaaGTAAATTTTGAAGTTGCTTTCAAATAGGctaatttacatatttaatacTTTTGAAACTTAAACAATTTggagtattattttttttaattcgacTAAATTCAATGGGTTATACCCGACCCGAGATGACGGCTGAAAGGCATGACTAGAGGTGGCTAAAATGCAGGACTAGAAATATGtgtctttaaattttattttttttatttgactgAAAAATAAAACCGAAAAAATTAACAACTAAAGTAAgcttataaaaataatctaacaCCAAATGTTTAGATCGGGTGTGAACTTGTTACTTTTTTTAAGGACTTTTGAACcaattaaattgttattatattttgatttgatgttcataatttgatattaattttttttaaaacagattttatttaatttgcataaataaataaaacaaaaaaccctaatattatataaaaaaaatccacaaaaccctaaaataaaatattttttaagtaaaattatgAAGCACAAAATcccatataaatattaaaataaaattgtaagaaGAAAACTAAGTATTATTTTCAAGAAGCTTGCTTCATGTATACTTTATTTTTGGATAATAATATTACTGATAAGATTAAAAGGTAAAAGAAAATGGGTGTCCAAACAggacttatttaattttgtcGGATTGTCAAAAGGAGAAATAACAGCTTGCTGTTGCTGCTTTTCAGTTGTCATAATTTTTCCTTAATTACTTAGTGCATAAGGAAGCACTTCCATTGAGTAAAATACACTACTCTTTACTCAAATCTATATTCATCCTTTCAATTACA is part of the Impatiens glandulifera chromosome 1, dImpGla2.1, whole genome shotgun sequence genome and encodes:
- the LOC124913919 gene encoding uncharacterized protein LOC124913919 codes for the protein MEPNNIPVVAKRFWNLVRGVWLVLRKGISKPKLLMLDLNVMVKRGKLAGKNMMHNIISHHHHHHHHASPEPRLPADEYEFSCSDTPAHRASFPFAFHLNNYKRKQHGTGNFFGSCAHAPQTNDQDFDDVIDGELSEALASSPSVAAFLQSPGVSEMMYGCYSEAPSPALPGFGRTPVVRQLRVTDSPFPLGDIEENCLVDAAAEEFIGKFYEQLRKQNGKGRK